A stretch of Besnoitia besnoiti strain Bb-Ger1 chromosome III, whole genome shotgun sequence DNA encodes these proteins:
- a CDS encoding hypothetical protein (encoded by transcript BESB_048280) has translation MEPLAWATSDEVRTDSESENETLRPEGLKEKLRDNLRHSDASEAEGSDPGRFRRSGPGRRAPVVAVSSQPAWIVVRLTRFLARPSLLCEVQEALDSQLASLYALRRDRLQAEVARRQRAATLSSLKVRGLSGRKKLSANYVEGGNPLGGVDPEAEHGDATQGPYFGRRPGLKQISSASSQMLFTRKRKGGSMAPWTDSGSSESEAEEATTYLRRFAVKFDHPSLLHHAYARAAAWDFTTLPDRVLFAALQEATEKAAHPPPVNAWVFLVKASVHLFSKSSRDRFRGGPLPGLFSGKASFESTSLSSPCSQFAVKPSSPYSHYSPPMQLRQGVRGSRGEDSGAKAFFGLSKQADSESPEGRAAEASGEGVGAGAQPGDMVTGPMYRHNAGHIANAGGCISACAMAVSNMGTRVLKLQPELCRRAANDDRSARGTPEAMDALVENPFSGGDLPVALPCTFSPLLLRPMYENYSSETVPLPPRPTKRRDLEEVTRGESSSPSWSSSADETTTSEVSETSSGSESVLRGPKRQGKKSLEGRETVVVLNLYASCVACLPAPRGAETVPQPVLIATSVVRLFKHKHEEYRGHFCQPLYAPRRPRLASGDAYAAPPAANTSRARRKGAGFRPDSEVESDLAEDDAPRGSPQKPDREGTLPDSGFDGGIIGGYFLAGRNEAPKFTLDGGALRMLDDDDDPLQANQRSGRFVETNALKRDPRDAATTLNWMRMFGLWRGGVFLARGEAAAHSQGESDEEFAFRRATEADYDLALFQHHFLQLEAIEQATESRRNRRQRRMRMRMQRRRASLANEAPQPERDMRVAPGQRHNTRVASERGQSRTGGGRRLTKGRLQGLFSSSSLSHAAADSTERLPSSLPSRRRSLFSEATTCSRTERAGKRTDSGKPGHEAKGTNTPGTDTQKSECQEQATRRGEEAEAPDARGVLDGTTLPQGTPPGRQPSLKSREFRALEAEQEEWERRREERDQLRLKPLTLAVESLLNEKGEIVLCNGASHAAKRVAEGAGPAMKPGGARPPLEAPRPGLHEAQESIRRQVEALAHRYSGRQRDLGHRGGGWLNVALKENAERRVKNRGEARDSLAALPSHALPELEVETAVMRHHKSQQGLGEDTALEDERGRNRFLAPAYLTGKSWPSQQRALLALEKQQRLEARWVAATASRLRWAGSSGKDAPTPERPAADPPRRTEAHSRGEREAAARRERHLERKPHHVSPPHRLPSCSRIRARGAAEPIRESKIQSLSPAPQRPPEREREMRTPGSSVARPVKPHAAAPWEPPPKPLRPPRLSPLPAGLSGYPSRSSELPASPPASLGAHASSPARFQLLVSPPPSLVLPVPQAAESASVRGGGPSASLQPPRDEHRLRTWTVQLLRNLQRLHATGRSQRDLHQARSLRQPVPLHLPAKNERLCAAMRGRARLTLPQTASPSSAMAASPSPRAPCSPSCQVKARLGLPCPYRILRQRPERRRAGEGTAKAAADSSRRGPGEDDADSQRVALPPGVPLCYLPPEELLPAFQGATAGMRTTADMWQLGVLLFEVLAGRPLFEANSVEDLRATLGTRGVLGEAFLTGLSDADCSFVCQDFIASLLQLSPSERPTAAEALRHPWFLS, from the exons ATGGAGCCCCTGGCTTGGGCCACGTCTGACGAGGTACGGACGGACAGCGAAAGCGAGAACGAGACGCTGCGACCCGAAGGCCTCAAAGAGAAGTTGAGAGACAATCTCCGGCACAGTGACGCGTCAGAGGCAGAGGGAAGTGACCCAGGGAGATTTCGCCGCAGTGGACCGGGAAGAAGAGCCCCAGTGGTCGCGGTGAGTAGCCAGCCCGCCTGGATAGTTGTGCGCCTTACGCGattcctcgcgcgcccgtctctcctctgtgAAGTGCAGGAAGCCCTGGActcgcagctcgcctccctttacgcgctccgccgcgaccggcTCCAGGCGGAGGTCGCCCGCCGACAGAGAGCCGCGACACTCTCTTCTTTGAAGGTGCGCGGACTCTCAGGACGAAAGAAGCTCTCGGCGAACTACGTGGAGGGTGGCAACCCTCTTGGAGGCGTCGACCCTGAGGCTGAACATGGGGACGCCACACAGGGGCCGTATttcggccgccgcccaggCTTGAAGCAgatctcctcggcgtcttcgcagaTGTTGTTTACGCGCAAACGCAAAGGAGGTTCGATGGCGCCGTGGACTGACAGCGGTAGCAGCGAAtcggaggcagaggaagcgacgacgtacctgcggcgcttcgctgtGAAATTTGATCACCCTTCTCTGCTCCACCATGCGtacgcccgcgcggcggcttggGACTTCACGACACTCCCCGATCGAgttctcttcgcggcgctgcaggaagcAACCGAAAAGGCTGCCCACCCGCCCCCGGTCAACGCGTGGGTGTTTCTCGTCAAAGCTTCTGTCCACCTCTTTAGTAAGTCTTCCCGCGACCGCTTTCGCGGAGGGCCCCTGCCCGGCTTGTTCTCGGGAAAAGCCTCTTTCGAGTCGACCTCTCTGTCCTCCCCGTGCAGCCAATTCGCTGTCAAGCCCTCTAGTCCGTATTCGCACTACTCGCCGCCGATGCAGCTTCGTCAGGGGgtccgcggcagccgtggagaagacagcggcgcgaaggccttCTTTGGGCTCAGCAAGCAGGCGGACAGCGAGTCGCCCGAGGGGCGAGCGGCTGAAGCGTCAGGCGAGGgagtcggcgccggcgcgcagccgggCGACATGGTCACGGGGCCGATGTATCGCCACAATGCAGGCCACATTGCGAATGCAGGGGGCTGCATCTCGGCGTGTGCCATGGCGGTCTCGAACATGGGTACCCGCGTGCTCAAGCTGCAGCCGGAGCTTTGCCGTCGTGCCGCCAACGACGACAGATCGGCTCGTGGGACCCCCGAGGCGATGGATGCGCTCGTGGAGAACCCGTTTTCCGGCGGAGACCTTCCTGTCGCGCTGCCGTGCACGTTCTCTCCCCTCCTGCTTCGCCCCATGTACGAAAATTACAGCTCGGAGACTGTTCCGCTACCCCCGCGTCCCACCAAGCGACGCGACTTGGAAGAGGTGACGCGCGGAGagtcgtcctcgccttcctggAGCTCGAGCGCAGACGAGACGACGACCAGCGAGGTCTCCGAGACCTCTTCGGGGTCGGAGTCCGTGCTTCGCGGCCCCAAGCGGCAAGGCAAGAAATCTCTCGAAGGCAGAGAAACCGTCGTCGTCTTGAATCTCTACGCGTCCTGCGTCGCGTGCTTGCCGGCCCCGCGCGGAGCTGAGACTGTGCCGCAGCCGGTTCTCATCGCCACCTCCGTCGTTCGCCTCTTCAAGCATAAACACGAGGAATACCGCGGGCACTTCTGCCAGCCCCTTTATGcaccgcgtcgcccgcgtctggCCTCGGGGGACGCctacgcggcgccgcctgctgctaACACGTcaagagcgaggcggaaaggGGCTGGCTTCAGGCCGGACAGCGAAGTAGAGAGCGACTtagcagaagacgacgcgccgcgcgggtcgccgcAGAAGCCCGACCGAGAGGGCACTCTGCCAGACAGCGGTTTCGACGGCGGAATCATTGGCGGGTACTTTCTGGCCGGACGGAACGAGGCGCCAAAGTTCACGCTCGACGGCGGGGCCCTGCGCATGctggacgacgacgacgacccGCTGCAAGCGAACCAACGAAGCGGGCGCTTCGTGGAAACCAACGCGCTGAAGCGTGACCCGCGTGACGCAGCAACGACGCTTAACTGGATGCGCATGTTCGGCCTCTGGAGAGGAGGCGTCTtcctggcgcgcggcgaagctgcggcgcacTCACAAGGAGAAAGCGATGAAGAATTCGCGTTTCGAAGAGCGACAGAAGCCGACTACGACCTGGCCCTTTTCCAGCATCACTTCCTACAACTCGAAGCCATTGAGCAGGCGACTGAGAGCCGCCGAAACCGGAGGCAAAGGCGAATGCGCATGCGGATGCAGCGCCGAAGAGCCAGTCTCGCCAACGAGGCCCCACAACCTGAAAGAGACATGCGGGTCGCTCCAGGGCAGAGGCACAACACGCGAGTGGCCTCTGAGAGAGGCCAGAGCCGCacgggaggagggaggcggctgACCAAAGGCCGGCTTCAGGGACTtttttcgtcgtcgtctctctcccacgctgcggcggacaGTACCGAGCGCCTTCCATCGTCTTTGCCGTCACGTCGGCGATCACTGTTTTCTGAGGCGACCACCTGTTCGCGCACGGAGAGAGCCGGCAAGCGAACGGACTCCGGAAAACCCGGCCACGAGGCGAAGGGCACAAACACGCCGGGGACCGACACCCAGAAGAGCGAATGCCAGGAgcaagcgacgcgcaggggggaagaagcagaggcgcctgACGCTCGGGGAGTTCTCGACGGAACTACCTTGCCACAAGGGACTCCTCCAGGAAGGCAGCCGAGTCTGAAGAGCAGAGAGTTCCGAGCTCTCGAGGCCGAACAAGAGGAGTGGgaaagaaggcgcgaagagagagaccaACTGCGGCTGAAGCCGCTGACGCTCGCCGTGGAGAGTCTCCTGAATGAAAAGGGTGAGATTGTACTCTGCAACGGGGCCTCGCACGCGGCTAAACGcgtcgcggaaggcgcggg GCCCGCAATGAAgcctggaggcgcgaggccccccctcgaggctccgcggccggGGCTCCACGAGGCACAGGAGAGCATTCGCAGACAggtggaggcgctcgctCACCGCTACTCCGGTCGGCAGCGGGACCTGGGGCACCGGGGAGGCGGCTGGCTCAACGTCGCACTCAAAGaaaacgcggagaggcgcgttAAGAACCGGGGAGAAGCCAGGGACTCGCTCGCAGCGTTGCCCAGTCATGCGCTTCCTGAGTTGGAAGTCGAGACTGCAGTGATGCGCCACCACAAGTCACAGCAAGGGCTTGGGGAGGACACAGCActggaagacgagagagggagaaaccGCTTCCTGGCGCCTGCCTACCTCACTGGCAAGTCGTGGCCAagccagcagcgcgcgctgctggcgctggagaagcagcagcggtTGGAGGCGAGATGGGTCGCAGCCACCGCTTCCCGGCTGCGATGGGCCGGCTCGTCTGGAAAAGATGCACCGACACCAGAAAGGCCCGCTGCAGATCCGCCGAGGCGCACGGAGGCACACtccagaggagagcgagaagcagccgctCGCAGGGAACGACACCTTGAGAGAAAGCCCCACCACGTGTCTCCTCCGCACCGCCTCCCTTCGTGCTCACGCATTCGTGCCCGAGGGGCCGCCGAGCCGATACGCGAATCAAAAATTCAATCCCTTTCGCCGGCTCCACAGCGCCccccagagagagagcgagaaatgCGAACTCCGGGGTCCTCTGTGGCGCGACCGGTGAagccgcacgccgccgcgccttggGAACCCCCGCCCAAGCCCCTAAGACCCCCACGACTGTCCCCATTGCCAGCGGGATTGTCTGGCTACCCGTCTCGCTCCAGCGAactgcctgcctctccgccggcttCCCTGGGCGCCCACGCTTCGTCTCCTGCCCGCTTCCAGCTCTTGGTTTCCCCTCCTCCGTCGTTAGTTTTGCCAGTGCCGCAGGCCGCTGAGTCAGCGTCTGTCCGCGGCGGGGGTCcgtccgcctctctgcagcctccgcgtgACGAGCACCGCCTGCGCACGTGGACTGTGCAGCTTCTGAGGAAtctgcagcgtctccacGCCACCGGTAGGTCACAGCGAGATCTCCACCAGGCAAGGAGTCTTCGCCAGCCAGTTCCGCTTCATCTGCCGGCAAAAAACGAACGCTTGTGCGCTGCCATGCGGGGTCGCGCGCGACTGACTTTGCCTCAaaccgcctcgccgtcgtctgcgatggcggcctcgccctctccgcgaGCCCCCTGCTCGCCGTCCTGCCAAGTGAAGGCCCGGTTGGGCCTTCCCTGTCCGTATCGCATTCTTCGGCAAAGACCagagcgccggcgagcagGGGAGGGaaccgcgaaggcggctgcggacagcagccgacgcggccctggagaggacgacgcggatTCGCAACGGGTGGCGCTGCCTCCTGGCGTCCCTCTGTGCTACCTGCCCCCCGAGGAGTTGCTGCCTGCTTTCCAGGGAGCGACCGCAGGAATGCGAACGACTGCAGACATGTGGCAGCTGGGCGTCCTTCTCTTTGAGGTGCTTGCTGGGCGGCCCCTCTTTGAGGCCAACTCTGTTGAGGACCTGCGGGCAACACTTGGCACCAGAGGCGTTCTCG